A stretch of DNA from Halorubrum sp. BOL3-1:
GTCGTCTTCCGTGACGGTCTCCTCTTCCTCGCTGACCGTCTCGACGCGGACCTCGGGGGCCTCCTGAAGGTGCATGCCGAGCATACCGGCGGCCTGCTCCTCGCGGTCGTCGATCTCCTCGATGATCTCGTACTCGTACTCGAGGTCCTCGCCGGCGAGCGGGTGGTTGAAATCGACGCGGGCGCGGCCGCCGATGATCGTTTCGAGGTGACCCTGGCGGTTGTCGATCTGGATCTGCGCGCCGGGGTAGCGGTCGTCCTCGGGGATCTTGTCGGCCTTGACCGTCTCGACCTCGTCTGGGTCGTACTCACCGAAGGCGTCCTCGGCGGGGACGTCGACGGTGCCGTCGTCCCCGACGGAGCCGCCGAGGAACGTCTCCTCGACGGAGGGGAACACGTGGCCGGCGCCGAGCGCGATAATGCGCGGCTCGAACTCGTACTCGTCGACGTCGATCTCGGCGTCCTCGGCCGTCTCCTCGTCGGTCGTGTCGATGACGCGGTCGTCGTCGGCCGTTCGGATC
This window harbors:
- a CDS encoding peptidylprolyl isomerase, yielding MSDQEQADAADEAEETETETDAGLEDGDFVRVAYTIRTADDDRVIDTTDEETAEDAEIDVDEYEFEPRIIALGAGHVFPSVEETFLGGSVGDDGTVDVPAEDAFGEYDPDEVETVKADKIPEDDRYPGAQIQIDNRQGHLETIIGGRARVDFNHPLAGEDLEYEYEIIEEIDDREEQAAGMLGMHLQEAPEVRVETVSEEEETVTEDDGGEETVETEEVEKDVLYVTATQAMQMNQQWMFQKQQIAQDLMSRLDLDRVVVEEVIEGGGMGGLGGMMGGMGGGADDVDIEEALEDVDVDADEIVDEIDEE